TACACCTTAAAAAAGATTCAAAATTTATCTGAGATAAGGAAAAAAGAAGGATATAGTTTTGAAATTGAGGTAGATGGTGGTATCAACGAAAAGACTATTGTAGAGTGTGTAAAGGCAGGTGCAGATGTAATTGTTGCTGGGTCGTATGTGTTTGAAAGTGGAGATGTAGAAAAAGCTATAAACAAATTAAAGAATTCATTGAAGGAGTTTAGGTAATAATAAAATTGAATGGATTCTTGTTAAAATAAATGTAAGATGGTATAATATATATAATCAGTTTTGTTGACATAAAGTAAATTAGCAAGAGAGTGGGTGTCCCCCACTCTTTAATGTTGTTTAGAAGGAAATTTCTTTGTTGAAAATAAAGTTTATGAAAGGAAGGATTAAGTGTGTCAAAGGTGACCAAAAGGGTAGAGGAGCTTGTGAAACCTATTTTAGAAAAATATGGTTTTGACTTAGTTGCTATTGAATTCAAAAAAGAAGGGAAGAACCATTTTCTAAGAGTGTATATAGACAAGCCTGGTGGAATTACAATAGACGACTGTCAACTTGTGAGCGAAGAATTATCTAATAAGCTGGATATTGTTGATCCTATACCTTTTAGCTATTATCTGGAGGTTTCATCACCGGGAGTTGACAGACCGCTTGTGAATGACAGAGATTTTATAAGAAATAGGGGAAGGGTGGTTGACGTTTTCTTGAAACAGCCTATTATGAATACTACCAAGCTAACAGGTGAGCTTGTCGAGAAGAAAGAAGATGTGCTGATTATAATGGTAGATGGAGAAAATATTTCTATCCCATTTGAGAATATAAAGAAGGTAAAGGTTGCGATAAGATTCTAAGAAAAGACAAAGGGGGCTTTTAACAAAAATGCCAAAGAAAGAACTAACTACAGATTTTCAGGAATTATTTTCTGCAATTGATGAACTTGAGAGGGAATATAAGATTGAAAGAGAGTATATCTATTCTGTTTTAGAATCTGCACTTTTAACTGCTTATAAGCAGGTAAGAGGGATAAGGGACAAGAACCTTTCAAATGTAAAGGTTTCAATTGACCCTGAAAAAGGCGATGTGAAAATTTTTGAATACAAAAAAGTAGTAGAAAATGTAAAGGACAAAAGAAACGAAATCTCGGTGGAAGATGCACGGAAGATTGACAAACGCTATCAGATTGGTGACATTGTTGCAATAGAGGTTCCAATCTCAGACTTTAGCCGAAAAGCTGCAATGACGGTAAGACAAACAGTTATAGGAAAGATAAGAGAGAAGAAAAGAAATATCATATTTGAAGATTATTCAGCCAAGATTGACAATATTGTAACAGGGGTTATTCAGAGAATAGACAAGAAAAATGTCATTGTTGAGATAGAAGGTGGGAAGGTAGAAGCAATACTTCCAATGGAAGAGCAGATACCAGGTGAGGAGTATAAGCCGGGGACAATGATGAAGTTTTACCTTGTGGATGTCAGGATTCCCCCAAAAGAGAAAGAACCAATTGTTTATCTTTCAAGAACACATCCAAATTTGATTAAAAGACTTATGGAAAATGAAGTACCAGAGATTCAAGAAGGGATAATCGAGATAAAAGGGATTGCAAGAGAGGCTGGGTCAAGGTCAAAGGTTGCAGTTTATTCTAACAGTTTAAAGGTTGACCCTGTGGGTGCTTGTATTGGCGAAAAGGGAATAAGAATTCAGAATGTGCTAAGGCATCTTGGAAGTGAAAAGATTGATATAGTGAAGTGGAGCAATGACATAGGTGAGTTTATCAAAAATGCGCTCAGTCCTGCGGAGGTTGTTCATATTGATTTGAATTTGGTTGAAAAAAAGGCATTTGTACTTGTTCCAAATGACCAGTTATCGCTTGCTATTGGGAAAGGTGGACAAAACGCACGGCTTGCGGCAAAGCTCACTGGTTGGAAGATAGATATAAAGGGTAAATAAAGTGAGTGGGGTGAAAAGGTGCAAGAATATGTCCCACACAGAAAATGTGTTGGTTGTCAAAAGATAAGACCAAAATACCAGCTTTTGAGGATTGCTAAAAATAATGAAGGTATTTTCATAGATGAAAAACAAAGGCTACCCGGAAGAGGAGCATATCTATGCAAAAATGAGGAGTGCTTGCATCTTGCGATGAAGAAAAAGGGGCTTGAGAGATCTTTGAAGGTAGCTATTCCGAAGGAGTTTTATGACGTGGTTGAGAGGTTTTTTGCTGAGAATTTTAAAAAATCGGCGGAGGTGTCAGAATGACAAATAAGCTTAGGATATATGAGTTTGCAAAGCTTTTAGAGATTCAAAATAAAGATTTGATGGATATACTTAATAAGTTAAATATTGAACACAAAAATCATATGAGCGCTTTAGAGGAAAACGATATTAACCTTGTTTTAGAATATATCTTGCAAGAAAAGGAAAAAGAACATGCAGAGAAGAGAAGAGAAAGGTTACCAAGTCATAAGGAAGGTCGCTCAGGTGAAAGACATACAAAGACTCATGATGAGAAAAAACACATAAGACATGGTGAAAAACCGTCTCATCCTTATGACAAGAGAGTAGAACAAAAAGTACCGCAGAAATCTCAACAAGAGGTTAGACAAAAGCTTGACAGAGAAAGAAGAGAAAAACATCAAGAAGCCATTCCAAGAGAAAGTGGCAAAAAATTTGAGGGCAAAGAGAAAAAGGCTACCGTGCATGATCAAAAGGTTGTGGAAATCTTTCCACAACAAGAGCCTGAAAAAAGACAGACAGCAAAACCAAAATATGAGGTTACAAAAGAACAAAAGATTGAAAAAAGATATCAGGACAAAGCCGCAGCAAAGCAAAAAGCTGAAAAGGCTACTAAACACAAAAAGCAGCTATTTCATGTTGATGAACTGACTCAAGAAGAGGTTACTGTTGACAGAGAAGAACTTGAAAAGATTGACAAAGAGGTAGAGGATACCTTATTAGAAGAGGAGTACTTGCAAGAAAAGCATGTGAGACGTGGCAAGAAAGAGAAGCTCAAGAAAAAGTCAAAAGAACAGAAAGAGGTATTAAAGCTTCAAACAAAAACTCTTCAGGAAGAGAAGAAGGAAGAGATTGTAAAAATTCCTGAGAAAATTACTGTTGGTGAGTTTGCAAATCTCATAGGTAAGCCTGCTGCTGAGGTCATTAAAAAACTCATAATGCTTGGTGTGATGGCAAATATTAACCAAGAAATAGATTTTGATGTGGCCTCTTTAATTGCAGAAGACTATGGGTTTAAGGTTGAAAAAGAGATAATAAAGAGCGAAGAGGAGATACTTTTAGAAGATCAAGAGGATCCACCAGAATCTTTGCAACCACGTCCACCTGTTGTAGTTGTAATGGGTCATGTTGACCATGGTAAGACAT
This Caldicellulosiruptor changbaiensis DNA region includes the following protein-coding sequences:
- a CDS encoding ribosome maturation factor RimP; this translates as MSKVTKRVEELVKPILEKYGFDLVAIEFKKEGKNHFLRVYIDKPGGITIDDCQLVSEELSNKLDIVDPIPFSYYLEVSSPGVDRPLVNDRDFIRNRGRVVDVFLKQPIMNTTKLTGELVEKKEDVLIIMVDGENISIPFENIKKVKVAIRF
- the nusA gene encoding transcription termination factor NusA, producing the protein MPKKELTTDFQELFSAIDELEREYKIEREYIYSVLESALLTAYKQVRGIRDKNLSNVKVSIDPEKGDVKIFEYKKVVENVKDKRNEISVEDARKIDKRYQIGDIVAIEVPISDFSRKAAMTVRQTVIGKIREKKRNIIFEDYSAKIDNIVTGVIQRIDKKNVIVEIEGGKVEAILPMEEQIPGEEYKPGTMMKFYLVDVRIPPKEKEPIVYLSRTHPNLIKRLMENEVPEIQEGIIEIKGIAREAGSRSKVAVYSNSLKVDPVGACIGEKGIRIQNVLRHLGSEKIDIVKWSNDIGEFIKNALSPAEVVHIDLNLVEKKAFVLVPNDQLSLAIGKGGQNARLAAKLTGWKIDIKGK
- the rnpM gene encoding RNase P modulator RnpM, yielding MQEYVPHRKCVGCQKIRPKYQLLRIAKNNEGIFIDEKQRLPGRGAYLCKNEECLHLAMKKKGLERSLKVAIPKEFYDVVERFFAENFKKSAEVSE